A DNA window from Bacillota bacterium contains the following coding sequences:
- a CDS encoding DUF512 domain-containing protein has protein sequence MSSPRSLRARVASVDPGSPAESAGIEAGDVIVSMNGRPVRDVIDYRYRAASHSVRLEVKKRGGERIAVTIENRFDPRLGLNFEDAVFDGERRCANRCVFCFVDQLPPGLRESLYVKDDDYRLSFLQGNFVTLTNLTRGDMRRILAYRLSPLYVSVHSTDEAVRRVLLGRHDSPPIMPALRAFARERIEFHAQIVLVPGVNDGALLDRTISDLLGIWPACCSVGIVPVGLTSQRASLPVIQPVSPERARAVLGQVRRAQGSSLEAVGSRFVFAADELYYLAGEPIPLGSEYEGYPQLENGVGLARLFLDEFSEISSSLPQVVEPPRRLTVVTGVLGSQVLGPACDRLREVSGVELELVAVENQFFGQAITVSGLVVGRDIIRALSGLDPGQAVLIPDVMLRRGAAVFLDDLTPADIQQALGVRVLVIPATPRGLCDAVLAPGFEVE, from the coding sequence GTGTCTTCCCCGCGTTCTCTGCGGGCGCGGGTGGCATCGGTGGACCCCGGCAGCCCTGCCGAGTCGGCCGGGATCGAGGCCGGGGACGTGATCGTCTCCATGAATGGCCGCCCCGTTCGGGATGTGATCGACTACCGCTATCGCGCTGCCTCTCACAGCGTTCGCCTCGAGGTCAAGAAGCGCGGTGGCGAGAGGATCGCGGTCACCATCGAAAACCGTTTTGACCCAAGGCTGGGCCTGAACTTCGAGGACGCGGTGTTCGATGGTGAGCGCCGTTGCGCGAATCGATGCGTCTTCTGTTTTGTGGACCAGCTGCCGCCTGGGCTGAGGGAAAGCCTGTATGTGAAAGACGACGACTACAGGCTATCGTTTCTCCAAGGCAACTTCGTCACCCTCACTAACCTCACGCGGGGGGACATGAGACGCATCCTCGCGTATCGACTGTCGCCCCTCTATGTGTCGGTGCACAGCACGGACGAAGCGGTGAGGCGGGTTCTCCTGGGAAGACATGACAGTCCTCCGATCATGCCGGCCTTGAGGGCATTTGCCAGGGAGCGGATAGAGTTCCATGCGCAGATCGTGTTGGTTCCTGGGGTCAACGACGGCGCACTCCTCGATCGTACCATATCAGACCTCCTCGGGATCTGGCCTGCGTGTTGCTCGGTCGGCATCGTCCCGGTGGGCCTGACCTCTCAGAGGGCAAGCCTGCCTGTGATCCAGCCTGTGTCCCCAGAGCGTGCTCGTGCCGTACTCGGGCAGGTGAGGAGGGCGCAGGGATCTTCGCTCGAGGCAGTTGGATCGAGGTTCGTTTTCGCCGCGGACGAGCTCTACTACCTGGCGGGGGAGCCCATCCCCTTGGGGTCTGAGTATGAGGGTTACCCGCAACTCGAGAATGGGGTGGGCCTTGCAAGGCTGTTCCTCGACGAGTTCTCGGAGATCTCTTCCAGCCTCCCACAGGTGGTCGAACCGCCACGGCGCCTGACGGTGGTCACAGGCGTCCTGGGGTCTCAGGTGCTCGGCCCGGCGTGTGACAGACTCCGCGAGGTGTCCGGGGTCGAGCTTGAGCTAGTCGCGGTGGAGAATCAGTTCTTCGGCCAGGCGATTACTGTGTCGGGGCTCGTCGTTGGAAGAGACATCATAAGGGCGCTTTCTGGCCTGGACCCCGGGCAGGCAGTTTTGATCCCGGACGTGATGCTCAGGCGAGGCGCCGCGGTGTTCCTGGACGACCTGACCCCCGCTGATATCCAGCAGGCACTTGGAGTCCGTGTCCTTGTCATACCGGCGACACCGCGTGGCCTATGCGACGCTGTGCTCGCGCCCGGGTTTGAGGTGGAGTAG
- the der gene encoding ribosome biogenesis GTPase Der, whose amino-acid sequence MAKPIVAIVGRPNVGKSTLFNRILGARLSIVDDSPGVTRDRLYADTDWCGRLFTLVDTGGIQQDPADSIAVQTRTQAELAVGQADVIVFVVDSRQGITPDDVDVANLLRRAEKPVIVAANKVEDLRHLDYDIWGLGLGEPIPVSAIHGTGVGDLLDAVIANLPDSDDHEEDEEDAFKVAVIGRPNVGKSSIVNRILGEERSIVSDEPGTTRDAIDTPFERNGDKYVIVDTAGIRRKSKVAGGVERYSVLRALRAVDRCDVAITVFDGTENPSEQDTKIAGYAHDAGRASVLAVNKWDIVERDESKAREYERRIRAELSFMPYAPVLFVSAKTGRRIGALLDAVAEAARQHRRRVPTSQVNKVIEDTVLRYPPPEEKGKRVRIFYTSQVGTKPPTFAVFANHPELIHFSYRRHLENTLRDAFGFAGTPVNVVFRRRE is encoded by the coding sequence ATGGCCAAGCCGATAGTGGCCATAGTAGGCCGTCCCAATGTCGGCAAGTCAACGTTGTTCAACCGGATACTCGGGGCCCGGCTGTCCATAGTGGACGACAGCCCAGGGGTTACCCGAGACCGGCTCTACGCGGATACGGACTGGTGCGGACGTCTGTTCACCTTGGTCGATACCGGAGGCATCCAACAGGACCCGGCGGACAGCATCGCGGTCCAGACTCGGACTCAGGCGGAACTTGCAGTCGGTCAGGCTGACGTCATAGTATTCGTAGTGGACTCTCGTCAAGGTATCACGCCCGACGATGTTGATGTGGCTAACCTGCTCCGGCGCGCCGAAAAACCGGTGATTGTGGCTGCGAACAAGGTAGAGGACCTGCGGCATCTCGACTACGATATCTGGGGCCTGGGCCTGGGTGAACCGATTCCTGTCTCCGCCATCCACGGAACGGGGGTCGGCGACCTCTTGGATGCGGTCATTGCGAATCTGCCGGATTCCGACGATCACGAGGAGGACGAAGAGGACGCGTTCAAGGTAGCTGTGATAGGCCGACCCAACGTGGGCAAGTCCTCGATCGTCAACCGAATCCTGGGCGAGGAGCGATCCATCGTCAGCGATGAGCCAGGCACCACCAGGGACGCGATCGATACTCCCTTTGAGCGTAACGGCGACAAGTACGTCATCGTCGACACGGCCGGGATACGCAGGAAGTCCAAGGTGGCAGGGGGTGTCGAGCGATACAGCGTGCTCCGGGCTCTCCGCGCCGTTGACAGATGCGACGTAGCGATCACCGTGTTCGATGGTACCGAGAACCCGTCCGAGCAGGATACCAAGATAGCCGGGTACGCCCACGACGCGGGACGTGCATCCGTGCTGGCAGTGAACAAATGGGATATCGTCGAGCGGGACGAGTCGAAGGCCCGGGAATACGAACGGAGAATCCGTGCGGAATTGTCGTTCATGCCTTATGCCCCGGTCCTGTTCGTCTCTGCCAAGACCGGCCGGCGGATAGGTGCGCTCCTGGATGCTGTGGCAGAGGCCGCGCGCCAGCACAGGCGCAGGGTTCCCACATCCCAGGTGAACAAGGTTATCGAGGACACGGTGCTGCGGTACCCTCCCCCAGAGGAAAAGGGGAAACGAGTCCGCATATTCTATACCAGTCAGGTGGGCACAAAGCCCCCGACATTCGCTGTGTTCGCAAACCACCCTGAGCTCATCCATTTCTCCTACAGACGACACCTCGAGAACACTCTGCGCGACGCGTTCGGGTTCGCTGGTACCCCGGTGAACGTCGTATTCAGGCGCAGGGAATGA
- the plsY gene encoding glycerol-3-phosphate 1-O-acyltransferase PlsY yields MRVWPLYPLLASYLIGSIPFGVILGKRLAGVDVRQFGSGNIGAANVLRTLGFPFAAATGILDAAKGVAAALLARWAGASPGWTVSLGIAAVAGHDWTPFLGFRGGKGIATTFGFLLVAAPRAALAFSIIWGLVLLLSRYVSLASIVASATIPVICLALRLPAEFVLGTAVLGAMAVWRHRSNIGRLLSGQEYKIGEKAK; encoded by the coding sequence GTGAGAGTCTGGCCTTTGTATCCGTTGCTGGCGTCGTATCTCATTGGCTCCATTCCGTTCGGCGTGATCCTTGGCAAGCGACTAGCAGGTGTGGACGTCAGGCAGTTCGGGTCTGGCAATATCGGGGCGGCCAATGTCCTGCGTACGCTCGGGTTTCCCTTTGCGGCTGCCACAGGCATTCTCGACGCCGCCAAAGGCGTTGCTGCGGCACTTCTGGCACGCTGGGCCGGGGCGTCACCCGGATGGACGGTGAGCCTCGGGATCGCGGCTGTGGCGGGCCATGACTGGACTCCATTCCTCGGTTTTCGGGGAGGCAAGGGCATCGCGACCACCTTCGGCTTCCTCCTTGTCGCGGCACCCCGCGCAGCTCTGGCCTTTTCCATCATATGGGGTCTGGTCCTCCTTCTATCGCGCTACGTGTCCTTGGCGTCCATAGTTGCTTCGGCCACGATTCCAGTCATCTGTCTTGCCCTCCGCTTGCCGGCGGAGTTTGTCCTCGGAACGGCGGTGTTGGGGGCCATGGCTGTCTGGAGACATCGCTCCAACATAGGTCGACTGCTTTCGGGACAGGAGTACAAGATCGGTGAGAAGGCGAAGTGA
- a CDS encoding HEAT repeat domain-containing protein has translation MRATSPEYERIAVLIEQLEALEQDLLQVEEDQREKAMHQVTMVRTQLVDVLSEILMTGDDSMRRGAAYGLSKLPDARAVPVLVRALSDPDDTVRGWATEGLAATRSPSALVPLVRALRDESVYVYYSACNALKAIRSDDLWPLLCQELESCQVQVKRRIIKLIGDLRERRSVERLLSLTRDEDPGVRYEAVEALRKIGDPAAVETLVRCLDDESRDVRVGAIQALRWMGDDRAVEPLVRVCVENEDLRLLAIQALREAVGDDAMGPVIDAIRELKQLVRTTSAKVLMTLGRDRKTGVC, from the coding sequence GTGAGGGCGACGTCTCCTGAGTATGAGAGAATAGCAGTACTAATAGAGCAGCTCGAGGCGTTGGAACAGGACCTCCTGCAGGTCGAGGAGGACCAGCGCGAGAAGGCCATGCACCAGGTGACCATGGTTCGAACGCAGCTGGTCGACGTGTTGTCGGAGATCCTGATGACCGGGGACGATTCCATGCGCAGAGGTGCTGCTTACGGGCTATCGAAACTGCCGGATGCCAGGGCGGTTCCAGTGCTTGTGCGCGCGCTCTCCGATCCTGACGACACCGTCCGGGGCTGGGCCACCGAAGGGCTTGCTGCTACCCGGAGCCCATCCGCGCTAGTTCCACTCGTGCGTGCACTCCGAGATGAGAGTGTGTATGTGTACTACAGTGCGTGCAATGCTCTGAAAGCCATCCGCTCTGATGATCTGTGGCCCTTGCTTTGCCAAGAACTCGAGTCATGTCAGGTGCAGGTTAAGCGAAGGATCATCAAGCTCATTGGTGACCTCAGGGAGCGTCGCTCAGTGGAGCGGCTTCTTTCGCTGACGCGAGACGAGGACCCGGGCGTGCGGTATGAGGCCGTTGAGGCACTGCGCAAGATAGGAGACCCTGCTGCCGTCGAGACTCTGGTCAGATGCTTGGACGACGAATCGCGCGACGTGCGGGTGGGGGCCATCCAGGCCCTTCGTTGGATGGGGGATGACCGTGCCGTGGAGCCGCTAGTGCGAGTCTGTGTTGAGAACGAAGACCTCCGGCTCCTCGCAATCCAGGCTCTCCGGGAAGCAGTTGGGGACGACGCCATGGGCCCCGTGATCGACGCCATACGTGAATTGAAGCAGTTGGTGAGGACAACCTCGGCGAAAGTGCTTATGACTCTCGGGCGCGACCGGAAGACAGGAGTGTGCTAG
- a CDS encoding MgtC/SapB family protein, which translates to MHLLLKDTALLGLATLLGAVIGFERERQGKSAGLRTHALVCLGATLITLASIRGFGEFGSLTRDPARVAAQIVSGIGFLGAGTIMREGATIKGLTTAASLWTTAGIGLAIGSGLAWLALAATVFVELTLIAMSKFEKRYVSTRHASMKVVAVDRTGLLGEIATILGSCGLNIIGTEIDLEKDGSIVSIEFSLLRTPSTRPGSETLQHILGVAGVLRAETNNW; encoded by the coding sequence ATGCATCTCCTACTGAAAGACACAGCGTTGCTGGGCTTGGCCACATTGCTTGGAGCGGTCATCGGCTTCGAGCGAGAGAGACAAGGAAAGAGCGCGGGGCTACGCACCCACGCGCTTGTTTGTCTCGGGGCCACGCTCATCACTCTCGCCAGCATTCGTGGGTTCGGCGAATTCGGATCACTCACGAGGGACCCAGCCCGGGTGGCGGCTCAGATAGTCAGCGGCATCGGCTTCCTCGGTGCCGGCACGATCATGCGGGAAGGGGCCACCATCAAGGGCCTCACTACCGCAGCAAGTCTTTGGACCACGGCCGGAATCGGGCTGGCGATAGGTTCTGGACTTGCTTGGCTTGCCCTGGCTGCCACGGTATTCGTGGAATTGACGCTCATCGCGATGAGCAAGTTTGAGAAGAGGTACGTTTCCACCAGACACGCCAGCATGAAGGTTGTGGCGGTGGATAGAACCGGCCTCTTGGGTGAGATTGCAACCATTCTGGGCTCGTGCGGCCTGAACATAATCGGCACTGAGATCGACTTGGAGAAGGACGGGTCAATAGTCAGTATCGAGTTCTCTCTTCTCAGGACGCCCTCCACAAGGCCGGGAAGTGAGACTCTGCAGCACATCCTCGGGGTAGCTGGGGTGCTCAGGGCGGAGACCAACAACTGGTAG
- the surE gene encoding 5'/3'-nucleotidase SurE: protein MSALLSNDDGISAPGLLALSRAMADVADEVWVCAPEHERSAISHAITMGVPLRVRPTLLPGVSAQAWSVSGTPADCVKLALEELVPRRPDVVISGINRGPNLGTDVLYSGTVAAAAEGMLEGLPSIAASLASEDSADYSAAAKFCAHLAKLVVDHGGLPKGTILNVNVPGTWRGPDSGIRVTRLGIQKYTNIFDKRADPRGRTYYWLCGEPVEEEDGGELDTEAVRCGYVSITPVHFAMTDDSAISIIRGWGLET from the coding sequence CTGTCAGCATTGTTGTCCAATGACGATGGGATCTCAGCGCCAGGTCTCCTGGCGCTTTCTCGAGCGATGGCAGATGTCGCGGACGAGGTCTGGGTGTGCGCGCCCGAACACGAGCGAAGCGCCATCAGTCATGCTATCACCATGGGTGTGCCTCTTCGAGTGAGGCCCACACTGCTTCCCGGAGTCTCGGCTCAGGCCTGGTCGGTCAGCGGGACCCCTGCGGACTGTGTCAAGCTTGCATTGGAGGAACTTGTCCCCAGGCGGCCCGATGTTGTCATCTCAGGCATCAACCGAGGCCCGAACCTCGGCACTGATGTGCTCTACTCCGGAACTGTCGCCGCCGCCGCCGAGGGCATGCTCGAAGGGCTCCCGTCCATAGCTGCATCTCTCGCTTCCGAGGACTCAGCGGACTACTCCGCCGCCGCGAAGTTCTGTGCGCACCTGGCGAAGCTAGTCGTGGACCATGGAGGTCTTCCCAAAGGGACGATTCTGAACGTTAATGTGCCCGGGACCTGGCGAGGCCCGGACTCGGGCATACGCGTGACGCGGCTCGGGATTCAGAAGTACACCAATATCTTCGACAAGCGGGCGGACCCCCGGGGCCGGACATACTACTGGTTGTGCGGTGAACCCGTCGAGGAGGAGGATGGAGGCGAATTGGACACCGAGGCCGTCCGGTGCGGCTACGTGTCCATAACACCGGTACATTTCGCCATGACGGACGACTCCGCGATCTCCATAATTAGAGGCTGGGGCCTTGAGACCTGA
- a CDS encoding D-alanine--D-alanine ligase, with amino-acid sequence MKIAVLMGGPSSEREVSLMSGRQVAGALRRLGHNVIELDPDEDGILALLTNRPDVVFIALHGRYGEDGCIQGLLELAHIPYTGSGVLASALAMDKIMAKVVFRSLGIPTPEWVTVTRSDAGVGSPCADDALLQVGLPCVVKPSAQGSTVGVTVVRDAESLADAVHLALSYGDQALIEQFVTGTEITVGVLGDSPARALPTLEIVSKKPTYDWEAKYTPGMSEHIIPARVPEEVRAKCQDLAVRAHTALGCRGFSRVDMIATPSGEVQVLEVNTVPGLTAVSLLPDAARAVGISFEQLVQMAVDGALAVHAGRTVE; translated from the coding sequence CTGAAAATCGCAGTGCTGATGGGTGGACCTTCCTCCGAGAGGGAGGTGTCCTTGATGTCGGGACGTCAGGTTGCCGGCGCCCTCAGGCGGCTGGGACACAACGTCATCGAGCTTGACCCCGATGAAGACGGTATACTGGCGCTGCTCACGAACCGGCCGGACGTGGTGTTCATTGCCTTGCACGGGCGGTACGGGGAAGACGGTTGCATCCAGGGCCTTCTGGAACTGGCGCACATACCCTACACCGGATCAGGAGTCCTCGCAAGCGCGTTGGCGATGGATAAGATCATGGCCAAGGTGGTCTTCAGATCCCTCGGCATCCCTACACCCGAGTGGGTCACGGTCACCCGGAGCGATGCAGGGGTCGGAAGTCCCTGCGCAGATGACGCCCTGCTTCAGGTGGGGTTGCCGTGTGTGGTCAAACCCTCTGCTCAGGGCTCAACCGTAGGTGTGACAGTTGTCCGAGATGCCGAGTCGCTTGCCGATGCAGTCCACCTGGCACTGTCATACGGAGACCAGGCCCTAATTGAGCAGTTTGTCACTGGGACCGAGATCACCGTGGGTGTGCTGGGTGACTCGCCTGCACGCGCTCTCCCGACCCTCGAGATAGTCTCCAAGAAGCCCACATATGACTGGGAGGCTAAGTACACCCCGGGAATGTCGGAGCACATCATCCCCGCCCGAGTCCCGGAGGAAGTGAGGGCGAAGTGTCAGGACCTGGCGGTGAGAGCGCACACTGCCCTCGGATGCCGGGGCTTTTCTCGTGTGGACATGATCGCAACACCCTCCGGTGAGGTGCAAGTGCTCGAGGTGAACACAGTGCCAGGTCTGACTGCCGTAAGTCTGCTTCCGGACGCAGCTCGTGCAGTGGGCATCTCGTTTGAGCAGCTTGTCCAGATGGCGGTGGATGGCGCTCTTGCAGTTCACGCCGGCCGTACTGTAGAATGA
- a CDS encoding sigma 54-interacting transcriptional regulator: protein MGDLPVDLEHLSADLRIILDSIDEGVHIVDTAGITVFYNRVAGQLDNLDCREVVGRHILSVFPSLSEDTSTLLSVLRTGRAAPIRQQTFRTFKGDTITTLNSTLPIYSGAKLVGAIEISKDLTLLRALAEKVVDLQAELYSGRKVPAAVPRAAKFTFTDIVAESTVMKELVRTAEKAARSSSSVLVYGETGAGKELIVQSIHNASPRASGPFIAQNCAALPETLLEGILFGSVKGAFTGAENRPGLFEVAHGGTIFLDEIDSMPLPLQAKLLRVLQEGTVRRIGDSSERRTDVRVISAMSANPQEAAERGLIRRDLLFRLSVIVLEVPPLRKRPEDIPALTDFFVRRYSAQFGVDVRGVTPDVMDLFMRRPWHGNVRELQHAVEAAVQMSQGHYIAREHLPPHISDESRAAGSRTSDVPKAEAPPTGRQQAYLVPALRRLEEDMIRSALEICGGNVSATARHLGIPRQTLQHKLKRLGIQLDA from the coding sequence GTGGGTGACCTGCCTGTTGATCTTGAGCATCTCAGCGCGGACCTCCGTATCATTCTGGATTCCATAGACGAAGGCGTGCACATAGTCGATACCGCCGGCATCACTGTGTTCTACAACAGGGTCGCCGGGCAGCTCGACAACCTCGATTGCCGCGAAGTTGTCGGCCGGCACATCCTCTCGGTGTTCCCATCGCTGTCTGAAGACACCAGCACACTTTTGTCCGTATTGCGAACAGGCCGGGCAGCCCCTATACGCCAGCAGACCTTCAGGACCTTCAAAGGCGACACAATAACCACCCTCAACTCCACTCTTCCGATATACAGCGGAGCGAAGCTCGTTGGCGCCATAGAGATCTCAAAAGACCTGACTCTCCTGCGGGCCCTCGCCGAGAAGGTTGTGGACCTGCAGGCCGAACTGTACTCCGGCAGGAAGGTCCCTGCCGCCGTACCTCGCGCCGCTAAGTTCACTTTCACCGACATTGTTGCTGAGAGCACCGTAATGAAGGAACTGGTACGGACGGCAGAGAAGGCTGCGCGGAGTTCCTCGTCAGTCCTGGTGTACGGGGAGACCGGTGCGGGCAAAGAACTGATAGTTCAATCCATCCACAATGCTAGCCCCCGCGCTTCTGGGCCGTTCATTGCCCAGAACTGCGCAGCACTGCCCGAGACTCTGCTCGAGGGAATCCTCTTTGGCTCAGTGAAAGGAGCCTTCACAGGCGCCGAAAACCGGCCAGGCTTGTTCGAGGTCGCGCATGGGGGCACCATCTTCCTGGACGAAATCGACTCAATGCCGCTGCCTCTGCAGGCCAAGCTCCTCAGAGTACTGCAGGAGGGAACAGTCAGGAGGATAGGGGACTCGTCAGAAAGGCGAACAGACGTGAGAGTGATCTCCGCCATGTCCGCCAATCCGCAAGAGGCTGCAGAACGTGGTCTCATCCGCAGAGACCTGCTATTCCGGCTGAGCGTGATTGTTCTCGAGGTCCCGCCCCTCAGGAAGCGACCGGAAGACATACCAGCGCTCACGGACTTCTTCGTGCGCAGGTATAGCGCGCAGTTCGGGGTGGACGTGAGGGGGGTCACCCCGGACGTAATGGATCTGTTCATGCGCCGCCCGTGGCATGGGAACGTCCGCGAACTCCAACATGCCGTGGAGGCGGCGGTGCAGATGTCACAAGGCCACTACATAGCTAGAGAGCACCTTCCACCCCACATTTCGGACGAGAGTCGTGCCGCCGGGTCAAGAACCTCCGATGTTCCGAAGGCAGAAGCGCCCCCGACCGGCAGGCAACAGGCATACCTCGTCCCCGCGCTCAGGCGCCTGGAGGAAGACATGATTCGTTCCGCTTTGGAGATCTGTGGTGGTAACGTATCCGCCACTGCTAGGCACCTGGGCATTCCCCGCCAGACTCTCCAGCACAAACTCAAGAGGCTCGGGATCCAGCTAGACGCGTAG
- a CDS encoding L-erythro-3,5-diaminohexanoate dehydrogenase: MARGCRYGTHRVIDPPGALPQAAWRIDNTMSVWDNEILIDVQTLNIDAASFTQIKHESGGDPERIAQVMLAIVEQRGKHHNPVTGSGGMLIGTVAEIGADLSGRVDLAVGDRIATLVSLSLTPLVIDKILGIDQDADQVQIEGRAILFESGIFAKLPEDMPDTLALAVLDVAGAPAQTARLVKPGDTVFIIGAGGKSGLLCMYEARKRAGVTGRVIALTHSDASRCRAAETGWADVVLQGNATQPLEVLDMVGRATDGRLADITVNCVNIPGTEMSSILSTRDGGLIYFFSMATSFTAAALGAEGVGKDVTMLIGNGYTRGHAEIALADVRESAVLRRLFEKQYVK, from the coding sequence ATGGCTAGAGGTTGCAGGTACGGAACCCACAGGGTGATCGATCCACCCGGTGCTCTGCCGCAGGCAGCATGGAGGATAGACAACACCATGAGTGTCTGGGACAATGAGATCCTGATAGACGTCCAGACACTGAACATCGACGCGGCGAGCTTCACCCAGATCAAGCACGAATCGGGCGGCGACCCGGAAAGGATCGCCCAGGTGATGCTGGCAATTGTCGAACAGCGTGGAAAACATCACAACCCCGTGACCGGGTCTGGGGGCATGCTCATTGGAACCGTCGCAGAGATCGGAGCCGATCTCTCGGGCCGAGTCGACCTGGCGGTTGGGGACCGCATCGCGACCCTGGTGTCGTTGTCACTCACGCCCCTTGTGATCGACAAGATCCTTGGAATAGATCAGGACGCTGATCAGGTTCAGATAGAGGGCAGAGCGATCCTCTTTGAAAGCGGCATATTCGCGAAGCTTCCCGAGGACATGCCCGACACCCTCGCGCTTGCTGTGCTCGACGTCGCCGGCGCGCCTGCGCAGACGGCGAGACTGGTGAAACCCGGTGACACGGTGTTCATAATTGGCGCCGGCGGGAAGTCCGGGCTTCTGTGCATGTATGAGGCGAGGAAGAGGGCTGGCGTGACAGGACGGGTCATCGCCCTCACCCACAGCGATGCAAGCCGCTGCCGGGCCGCCGAGACCGGCTGGGCCGATGTGGTCCTTCAAGGGAACGCCACACAACCCTTGGAAGTGCTCGACATGGTTGGCCGAGCCACAGACGGCCGCCTCGCAGACATAACTGTCAATTGCGTCAACATTCCGGGAACGGAGATGTCATCAATTCTGTCGACCAGGGACGGCGGGCTCATATACTTCTTCAGCATGGCCACGAGCTTCACCGCAGCCGCGTTGGGGGCGGAAGGGGTAGGAAAGGATGTGACCATGCTGATCGGCAACGGGTATACACGAGGGCACGCCGAAATCGCTCTTGCCGACGTGCGAGAGAGCGCCGTGCTCCGGAGACTCTTCGAAAAGCAGTACGTGAAGTAA